Proteins from a single region of Amycolatopsis sp. CA-230715:
- a CDS encoding heavy metal translocating P-type ATPase, whose translation MRAVRLARSREAVLLVAVTLLVGTGGVLSLVGGGGAKVLWAAATVVALGPSVVWVMADLRARRWGADLLAVLALAATLPVGEYLAGGIVALMVATGHVLEAGARRRAGRDLSMLLDRAPSRTHRRTADGLETIGVDEVVAGQAIVVLPGEVVSVDGVLDADGAFDESALTGEPLPVPKRAGATVHSGTVNAGAAVDLVATAAAGESTYAGIVRLAERAVAGTAPVARIADRIAIWFLPVALLMAAAAWLFTGDAVRAVAVLVTATPCPLLLAVPIAVTAGMSRMSRAGVVVKDGAALETLGNVRVLLLDKTGTVSEGRPEVTDVVCAPGMTEERVLALAASVERLSPHVLAAAIVRAAAAAGVPVERAQDVTETPGTGVRGVVDGRRVTVGRLPGERDLPGWARGVLNRGKLDLASVVWVDVDGALTAAFLVRDRVRRDAPRTMKRLREAGIREIRLVTGDRVDNAREVAATLGLDAVTAEVGPAEKVTSAENACRAGVTAFVGDGVNDAPALATADVGVAMGSYGATAATQVADAVILDDRLERLADAVETARRSRTLAVWSAVGGTVLSLGAMAAAASGLLLPVAGAVVQEAIDVVAILNALRALRGRTRRHDPRADELAARFSAEHERLAPARAAIRHAADALADGPTAASDAAVRRANRMVVERLLPHEVAEESELYPVLGAVRTAALSREHAEISRLSRRLGRHLAVAPGRIGADQVDDLRATLYGLDAVLNLHYAQEEEAFFSGKEDR comes from the coding sequence ATGAGGGCGGTGCGGCTCGCGCGCTCACGGGAAGCGGTTCTCCTGGTCGCGGTAACACTGCTCGTCGGAACGGGCGGTGTGCTGTCGCTGGTGGGCGGCGGTGGCGCGAAAGTGTTGTGGGCGGCGGCGACGGTGGTCGCGCTGGGGCCGTCGGTCGTGTGGGTCATGGCCGATCTCCGTGCCAGGCGGTGGGGCGCCGACCTTTTGGCGGTCCTCGCGCTCGCGGCGACACTCCCGGTCGGTGAGTACCTCGCGGGCGGGATCGTGGCCCTCATGGTGGCCACGGGCCATGTGCTCGAAGCCGGCGCGAGGCGACGTGCGGGCCGCGACCTTTCGATGCTGCTCGACAGAGCGCCGTCCCGAACGCACCGGCGCACCGCGGACGGCCTCGAGACCATCGGCGTGGACGAGGTCGTCGCCGGGCAGGCGATCGTCGTGCTGCCGGGTGAGGTGGTGTCGGTCGACGGCGTCCTCGACGCGGACGGCGCCTTCGACGAGTCCGCGCTGACCGGGGAACCGCTCCCGGTGCCCAAGCGCGCCGGGGCGACTGTCCACAGTGGAACCGTGAACGCGGGTGCCGCCGTCGACCTGGTCGCCACGGCCGCGGCGGGGGAAAGCACCTACGCCGGGATCGTGCGCCTGGCCGAACGCGCCGTCGCGGGCACCGCTCCGGTCGCCAGGATCGCCGACCGGATCGCGATCTGGTTCCTGCCGGTGGCCTTGCTGATGGCCGCCGCGGCGTGGCTGTTCACCGGGGACGCGGTTCGCGCGGTCGCGGTGCTGGTGACGGCGACGCCGTGCCCGCTGTTGCTGGCGGTGCCGATCGCGGTGACCGCGGGGATGTCGCGGATGTCGCGGGCCGGGGTCGTGGTGAAGGACGGCGCCGCGCTCGAGACGCTCGGCAACGTCCGGGTGCTGCTGCTGGACAAGACCGGGACGGTGAGCGAGGGCAGGCCGGAGGTCACCGACGTCGTGTGCGCGCCGGGAATGACTGAGGAAAGAGTGCTCGCCTTGGCCGCCAGCGTGGAGCGCCTTTCCCCGCACGTGCTCGCCGCGGCGATCGTCCGCGCGGCGGCTGCCGCGGGCGTGCCCGTGGAACGAGCGCAGGACGTGACCGAGACCCCGGGCACCGGCGTGCGGGGTGTGGTCGACGGGCGGCGGGTGACGGTCGGCCGTCTGCCGGGGGAGCGCGACCTGCCGGGGTGGGCGCGGGGCGTGCTGAACCGGGGCAAGCTGGACCTGGCGAGCGTGGTGTGGGTGGACGTGGACGGTGCGCTCACGGCCGCGTTCCTGGTGCGCGACCGGGTGCGCCGCGACGCGCCTCGGACCATGAAACGCTTGCGGGAGGCGGGAATCCGGGAAATCCGGCTGGTGACCGGCGATCGCGTGGACAACGCGCGAGAAGTGGCCGCGACGCTCGGCCTCGACGCGGTGACCGCCGAGGTGGGCCCGGCGGAGAAGGTGACTTCGGCCGAGAATGCTTGCCGCGCCGGGGTTACCGCGTTCGTCGGAGACGGTGTCAACGACGCACCCGCGCTCGCGACCGCGGATGTGGGCGTCGCGATGGGTTCCTATGGCGCCACGGCGGCCACGCAGGTGGCCGACGCGGTGATCCTGGACGACCGGCTGGAAAGGCTGGCCGACGCGGTCGAAACGGCGCGGCGTTCCCGAACGCTCGCGGTGTGGAGCGCGGTCGGCGGCACGGTGCTGTCGCTGGGCGCGATGGCCGCGGCCGCGTCGGGCTTGCTGCTCCCCGTCGCCGGTGCGGTGGTCCAGGAAGCCATCGACGTCGTGGCGATCCTGAACGCGTTGCGCGCCCTGCGCGGGCGAACCCGGCGGCACGATCCGCGTGCGGACGAGCTGGCGGCGAGGTTCTCGGCCGAGCACGAGCGACTGGCACCGGCGAGGGCCGCGATCCGGCACGCCGCGGACGCGCTCGCGGACGGGCCGACGGCCGCCTCCGACGCCGCGGTCCGGCGCGCCAACCGGATGGTCGTCGAGCGCCTGCTGCCGCACGAGGTGGCGGAAGAGTCCGAGCTCTACCCGGTGCTCGGTGCCGTGCGCACGGCCGCGTTGAGCAGGGAGCACGCCGAGATCTCCCGGCTGTCCCGGCGACTCGGGCGCCACCTCGCGGTGGCTCCCGGCCGGATCGGCGCCGACCAGGTCGACGACCTGCGGGCCACCCTGTACGGGCTCGACGCCGTGCTGAACCTGCACTACGCCCAAGAGGAAGAAGCCTTTTTCAGCGGCAAGGAGGACCGATGA
- a CDS encoding CBS domain-containing protein, which produces MTSLTVSTVMTPDPVTVRTDTPLKEIAEVLTARAISAVGVLDRHGALVGVVSEADLLSHLREHERPSWLAKRLSRRDRRMSGRVASDLMTAPALTIDAGASLTAASAEFARTGVRRLFVLRRGALVGVVSRSDLVRVFVRTDDELLHEVERGVLLRALGLGPDRARVAVHDGVVTMCGRVEKRSEVETLTRMVEDVPGVVAVENRLDYVWNDVA; this is translated from the coding sequence ATGACGTCTCTCACCGTTTCCACCGTCATGACCCCGGACCCGGTGACGGTCCGCACCGACACACCGCTCAAGGAGATCGCCGAGGTGCTGACCGCGCGGGCGATCAGCGCCGTGGGTGTCCTCGATCGGCACGGCGCGCTCGTGGGGGTGGTCTCGGAGGCGGATCTCCTGTCGCACCTGCGCGAGCACGAACGGCCATCGTGGCTCGCGAAGCGTCTTTCGCGGCGCGACCGCAGAATGAGCGGCAGGGTCGCCTCGGATCTGATGACCGCGCCCGCGCTGACCATCGACGCGGGCGCCTCGCTGACCGCCGCGTCGGCGGAGTTCGCGCGCACCGGGGTGCGGCGCCTTTTCGTGCTGCGGCGCGGAGCGCTGGTCGGTGTGGTCTCGCGCAGCGACCTGGTGCGCGTGTTCGTGCGCACCGATGACGAACTCCTTCACGAGGTGGAGCGCGGGGTGTTGCTCCGCGCGCTGGGACTGGGACCCGATCGCGCGCGGGTCGCGGTGCACGACGGCGTCGTCACGATGTGCGGGCGCGTGGAGAAGCGCAGCGAGGTCGAGACGCTCACGCGGATGGTCGAGGACGTTCCCGGGGTCGTCGCGGTCGAAAACCGGCTCGACTACGTCTGGAACGACGTGGCGTGA
- a CDS encoding zinc-binding alcohol dehydrogenase family protein, with protein sequence MSAWRVTRPGPMVSRPLDQVTAPVPVPGPGELLVRVLVCGVCRTDLHVAEGDLAVHRRGVTPGHEVVGEVVAIGDGPATGFAIGDRAGIAWLRGTCGRCRYCARGRENLCPDSVYTGWDADGGYAEFAVVPAGYALRLPDGYTDDELAPLLCAGIIGYRALLRAEVPERGVLGIYGFGGSAHLTAQVAIARGVTVHVMTRSAAARRLALELGAASATGAGDSPPEPLDSAILFAPVGDLVLPALAALDRGGTLAIAGIHLSDIPPLRYQRHLFQERQVRSVTANTRADAEEFLGVAGSHRLRVSTSPYPLAEADRALSDLAADRVNGAAVLRVN encoded by the coding sequence ATGAGTGCCTGGCGGGTGACGCGGCCGGGGCCGATGGTGTCGCGCCCGCTTGACCAGGTGACCGCGCCGGTTCCCGTGCCAGGGCCCGGCGAGCTGCTGGTGCGGGTGCTGGTGTGCGGTGTCTGCCGGACGGACCTGCACGTCGCGGAAGGCGATCTTGCCGTGCACCGGCGGGGCGTCACTCCCGGGCACGAAGTCGTCGGAGAGGTGGTCGCGATCGGCGACGGGCCCGCCACCGGGTTCGCGATCGGCGACCGGGCCGGTATCGCCTGGCTGCGCGGTACCTGCGGGCGGTGCCGGTACTGCGCGCGCGGGCGGGAGAACCTCTGCCCCGACTCGGTTTACACGGGGTGGGACGCCGACGGCGGGTATGCCGAGTTCGCCGTCGTCCCGGCGGGCTACGCGCTCCGCCTGCCGGACGGGTACACCGACGACGAACTCGCTCCGCTGCTGTGCGCCGGGATCATCGGTTACCGCGCGCTGCTCCGGGCGGAGGTCCCGGAGCGCGGAGTGCTGGGGATCTACGGGTTCGGCGGCAGCGCGCACTTGACGGCGCAGGTGGCGATCGCTCGGGGCGTCACGGTCCACGTGATGACGCGGAGCGCGGCCGCCAGGAGGCTGGCGCTCGAACTCGGCGCCGCCTCCGCGACCGGCGCCGGGGACTCGCCGCCGGAACCGCTGGATTCCGCGATCCTGTTCGCCCCGGTTGGTGACCTGGTCCTGCCCGCCCTGGCCGCGCTCGACCGCGGCGGCACGCTGGCGATCGCGGGCATCCACCTCTCGGACATCCCGCCGTTGCGGTACCAGCGCCACCTGTTCCAGGAGCGCCAGGTCCGCAGCGTCACCGCCAACACGCGGGCTGACGCTGAAGAGTTCCTCGGCGTCGCGGGGTCGCACCGGTTGCGGGTGTCGACATCGCCGTATCCGCTGGCGGAAGCGGACCGCGCGCTGTCCGATCTCGCCGCGGACCGGGTCAACGGGGCGGCGGTCCTGCGGGTGAACTGA
- the ftsH gene encoding ATP-dependent zinc metalloprotease FtsH, whose amino-acid sequence MSRTAAPGPPPSAPPPATEPPKRGWPWWLTSLLVLVYLAILFGPALLERGTSAVPYTEFLSKVDQGQVDSVTVDDHGSLSGELRGGAGFTSQVPTALNDASLEPLLRSKNVKITAKTTTTSWVSTLTAFLPFALFLGLMIWIGRRVRRSLADGGGVGGLGGIGGIGRSKAKIIEAQRPTTRFADVAGYEGVKQEVSEVVDFLRDPTRYAAAGAKGPRGVIMIGPPGTGKTLIARAVAGEASVPFLSITGSAFVEMFVGVGASRVRDLFDEARNRAPSIIFIDEIDAVGSRRGPGGFGGHEEREQTLNQLLSEMDGFDQSSGIVVLAATNRPETLDPALLRPGRFDRQVTVPLPNQAERAAILTVHIDGKHLAPDVDLTVVARGTPGFSGADLANLVNEAAINAVRDDRTVLTAADFATARDRVLLGRRDASNALLPEERESVAVHESGHALVAALCEHADPVTKVTILPAGMALGATEQLPEAERRLYREDYLSDLLAVRMGGRAAELVVFGQGSTGAANDLAEATALAVKMVTEFGLSPALGPIGYGTGAHAAPVDPVEAAQRPYSEHTQRTIDQEVARLLAEAEARAVAMLTSRRDALDRLAAQLREQETVDGDAVLAALRETTAAPAR is encoded by the coding sequence GTGTCCCGCACCGCCGCCCCAGGCCCGCCGCCCTCCGCGCCTCCACCCGCCACCGAACCGCCGAAGCGCGGCTGGCCGTGGTGGCTGACTTCGCTGCTCGTCCTGGTGTACCTCGCGATCCTGTTCGGCCCTGCCCTGCTCGAACGGGGCACGAGCGCCGTGCCCTACACCGAGTTCCTGTCCAAAGTAGACCAGGGGCAGGTCGACTCGGTGACCGTCGACGACCACGGCTCGCTCAGCGGGGAGCTCCGTGGCGGCGCCGGCTTCACGAGCCAGGTGCCGACCGCGCTCAACGACGCGTCGCTCGAACCGCTGCTGCGCTCGAAGAACGTCAAGATCACCGCGAAGACCACGACCACCTCATGGGTCAGCACGCTCACCGCGTTCCTGCCGTTCGCGCTCTTCCTCGGCTTGATGATCTGGATCGGTCGTCGGGTCCGCCGCTCTCTCGCCGACGGCGGCGGCGTCGGCGGTCTTGGCGGTATCGGCGGTATCGGCCGGTCGAAAGCGAAGATCATCGAGGCGCAGCGGCCCACCACCCGATTCGCCGACGTCGCCGGCTACGAAGGGGTGAAGCAGGAAGTCAGCGAGGTCGTGGACTTCCTCCGCGACCCGACCAGGTACGCGGCAGCGGGCGCGAAAGGACCGCGCGGCGTGATCATGATCGGACCGCCCGGCACCGGGAAGACGCTCATCGCCAGAGCCGTCGCGGGCGAGGCGAGCGTGCCCTTCCTGTCCATCACCGGATCCGCGTTCGTCGAAATGTTCGTCGGGGTCGGCGCGTCGCGGGTCCGCGACCTGTTCGACGAAGCGCGCAACCGGGCGCCGTCGATCATCTTCATCGACGAGATCGACGCCGTCGGCAGCAGGCGCGGCCCCGGTGGCTTCGGCGGGCACGAGGAGCGCGAGCAGACGCTCAACCAACTTCTATCCGAAATGGACGGATTCGACCAGAGCAGCGGGATCGTGGTGCTGGCGGCCACCAACCGCCCGGAAACGCTCGACCCCGCACTGCTGCGGCCGGGCCGGTTCGACCGGCAGGTCACCGTGCCACTGCCGAACCAGGCCGAACGCGCCGCCATCCTCACCGTGCACATCGACGGGAAGCACCTCGCCCCCGACGTCGACCTCACCGTGGTCGCCAGGGGCACCCCGGGGTTCTCCGGCGCCGATCTCGCGAACCTCGTCAACGAAGCCGCCATCAACGCCGTGCGCGACGACCGGACCGTGCTCACGGCCGCGGATTTCGCGACCGCGCGGGACCGCGTGCTGCTCGGCAGGCGCGATGCGTCCAACGCGCTCCTGCCCGAGGAACGGGAATCCGTGGCCGTCCACGAATCGGGGCACGCCCTCGTAGCCGCGCTGTGCGAGCACGCGGACCCCGTCACCAAGGTCACCATCCTGCCCGCCGGGATGGCCCTCGGTGCGACCGAACAGCTCCCGGAAGCCGAACGGCGCCTGTACCGGGAGGACTACCTGAGCGATCTGCTCGCGGTGCGCATGGGCGGCAGGGCGGCCGAGCTCGTGGTCTTCGGGCAAGGCTCGACGGGTGCCGCGAACGACCTCGCCGAAGCGACCGCGCTGGCGGTGAAGATGGTGACCGAGTTCGGCCTCTCCCCCGCACTCGGCCCGATCGGCTATGGCACCGGAGCGCACGCCGCGCCGGTGGACCCGGTGGAGGCCGCGCAGAGGCCGTACTCGGAACACACGCAGCGGACGATCGACCAGGAAGTGGCCAGGCTCCTCGCGGAAGCGGAAGCGCGCGCCGTCGCCATGCTCACCTCCCGGCGCGACGCACTCGACCGGCTCGCGGCCCAGCTGCGGGAGCAGGAAACCGTCGACGGCGACGCCGTGCTGGCGGCGTTGCGCGAAACCACCGCGGCGCCCGCGCGCTGA
- a CDS encoding SHOCT domain-containing protein, which translates to MPNWWYHACGGTGWFGPAIGLGIVLIAGIVLLAIALVRRGSKPQAPDPTAMHVLEERFARGEIDTEEFEQRRDILRRAAENGTRRTR; encoded by the coding sequence ATGCCGAACTGGTGGTACCACGCATGCGGTGGCACGGGCTGGTTCGGGCCGGCCATCGGCCTTGGCATCGTCCTGATCGCCGGGATCGTCCTGCTCGCGATCGCGCTGGTGCGCCGCGGTTCGAAACCGCAGGCACCGGACCCGACGGCCATGCACGTTCTCGAAGAACGGTTCGCCCGCGGGGAAATCGACACCGAGGAATTCGAACAACGGCGCGACATCCTGCGCCGGGCAGCGGAAAACGGGACGAGGAGAACACGATGA
- a CDS encoding NAD(P)-binding protein codes for MDREKPFAITLDAGSSRANKTGDWRTERPVYVDLLPPCNQACPAGQDIQRWLYHAESGDYEPAWRRIMADNPFPAVLGRICFAPCESACNRGQLDEAVGINSVERFLGDEAIERGWTVAVEGDPSGKHVLVVGAGPAGLSAAYHLARLGHLVTVRDAEALPGGMMRYGIPRYRLPRDVLDAEIARIRDLGVVFEQRSKVADAAAAMADGGFDAVFLGVGAQLGRRAYIPAGDSARVLEAVSVLHGVESGERPLLGRRVVVYGGGDTAMDAARTARRLGAADSLVVYRRTRARMSAHPAEVGEAVEEGITFRWLSTVTHVDRGGVTVEKMRLDDTGFPQPTGELEDLAADSVLLALGQDSDLSLVDGLAGIGRADGGVEVDRAMMTGREGVFAGGDMVPATRTATAAIGHGARAARSIDAWLRGSARAEREPRPLATFDKLNTWYYSDADATVRPHLDLSRRVSTFDEVVGGLDESTALFEARRCLSCGNCFGCDNCYGVCPDNAVVKLEPGERYEIDLDYCKGCGICVQECPCGAIEMVPED; via the coding sequence ATGGACCGGGAAAAGCCGTTCGCGATCACCCTCGACGCGGGTTCGAGCCGGGCGAACAAGACCGGCGACTGGCGCACCGAGCGACCTGTCTACGTCGACCTGCTCCCGCCGTGCAACCAGGCGTGCCCGGCGGGGCAGGACATCCAGCGGTGGCTCTACCACGCGGAGTCGGGTGACTACGAGCCCGCTTGGCGCCGGATCATGGCGGACAACCCGTTTCCCGCCGTGCTCGGGCGAATCTGCTTCGCGCCGTGCGAGAGCGCCTGCAACCGGGGGCAGCTCGACGAAGCCGTCGGCATCAACTCGGTCGAGCGGTTCCTCGGCGACGAGGCGATCGAGCGCGGGTGGACGGTCGCGGTCGAAGGCGACCCGTCGGGAAAGCACGTGCTGGTGGTCGGCGCCGGGCCCGCCGGGTTGTCGGCGGCGTACCACCTGGCCAGGCTCGGCCACCTGGTGACCGTTCGCGACGCGGAAGCCCTGCCCGGCGGCATGATGCGGTACGGGATCCCGCGCTACCGGCTCCCGCGTGACGTCCTCGACGCGGAGATCGCCCGCATCCGCGACCTCGGTGTGGTGTTCGAGCAGCGCAGCAAGGTCGCCGACGCGGCGGCCGCGATGGCGGACGGCGGTTTCGACGCGGTGTTCCTCGGGGTCGGGGCGCAGCTCGGCCGACGCGCTTACATCCCGGCGGGGGACTCGGCGCGCGTGCTCGAAGCGGTGTCGGTGTTGCACGGCGTGGAGAGCGGTGAACGACCTCTCCTGGGACGGCGCGTCGTCGTCTACGGAGGCGGCGACACCGCCATGGACGCCGCGCGCACCGCCAGGCGGCTCGGTGCGGCCGACTCGCTGGTCGTCTACCGGCGGACCCGCGCGCGGATGTCCGCCCATCCGGCCGAGGTCGGCGAGGCGGTGGAGGAAGGGATCACGTTCCGCTGGCTGTCCACCGTCACCCACGTCGACCGCGGCGGGGTCACCGTGGAGAAGATGCGCCTCGACGACACGGGTTTCCCCCAGCCGACCGGTGAGCTGGAGGACCTGGCCGCCGACTCCGTGCTGCTCGCACTGGGCCAGGATTCGGACCTGTCCCTGGTGGACGGGCTGGCCGGCATCGGCCGTGCGGACGGCGGTGTCGAAGTGGACCGGGCCATGATGACCGGGCGCGAAGGGGTTTTCGCCGGCGGGGACATGGTTCCGGCCACCCGGACCGCGACCGCGGCCATCGGGCACGGCGCGAGGGCGGCTCGCTCGATCGACGCGTGGCTCCGCGGCTCAGCGCGCGCCGAGCGGGAGCCGCGGCCGCTCGCGACCTTCGACAAGCTGAACACCTGGTACTACAGCGACGCGGACGCGACGGTCCGGCCGCATCTCGACCTGTCCCGCCGAGTGTCCACATTCGACGAAGTGGTCGGTGGCCTCGACGAGTCGACCGCGCTGTTCGAGGCACGGCGGTGCCTGTCGTGCGGGAACTGCTTCGGCTGCGACAACTGCTACGGGGTCTGTCCGGACAACGCGGTGGTCAAGCTCGAACCGGGCGAGCGGTACGAGATCGACCTCGACTACTGCAAGGGCTGCGGGATCTGTGTCCAGGAATGCCCGTGCGGTGCCATCGAAATGGTGCCGGAGGACTGA
- a CDS encoding thiamine pyrophosphate-dependent enzyme, whose amino-acid sequence MQSVKFYQTGSFAVGNRLLGPEDRSVQSDRQRINSIDCGHRACRGCGEALGARYALDAAMRATRNRVVAVNATGCLEVFSTPYPETSWRIPWLHSLFGNAPAVATGVAAAMKVKGREDVRVVAQGGDGGTVDIGFACLSGMFERDDDVLYLCYDNEAYMNTGVQRSGATPPAARTTTTPATGPAPGARFGQGKNVPMIAMAHEIPYVATATVAELRDLEAKVQRAMEFRGARYLHILVPCPLGWGSAAHDTIRIARLAKESGLFPVFEAERGEVVGVSKIRRRVPVADYLRPQARFAHLFGAEPRTDVLARIQAIADRNIRRFGLCDEE is encoded by the coding sequence GTGCAATCGGTGAAGTTCTACCAGACGGGGAGTTTCGCGGTCGGGAACCGGCTGCTGGGTCCAGAGGACCGGAGCGTGCAGTCCGATCGGCAGCGGATCAACTCGATCGACTGCGGGCACCGGGCCTGCCGGGGCTGCGGGGAAGCGCTCGGCGCGCGCTACGCGCTGGACGCGGCGATGCGGGCCACCAGGAACCGGGTCGTCGCGGTGAACGCGACCGGGTGCCTGGAGGTGTTTTCCACTCCCTACCCGGAAACCTCGTGGCGCATCCCGTGGCTGCACTCGTTGTTCGGCAACGCGCCCGCGGTGGCGACCGGGGTCGCGGCCGCGATGAAGGTCAAGGGCCGTGAAGACGTACGGGTGGTCGCCCAGGGCGGCGACGGCGGAACCGTCGACATCGGGTTCGCCTGCCTGTCGGGCATGTTCGAGCGCGACGACGACGTGCTCTACCTCTGCTACGACAACGAGGCGTACATGAACACGGGAGTGCAGCGCTCCGGCGCCACCCCGCCCGCGGCGCGCACCACCACGACACCGGCCACCGGGCCCGCACCCGGCGCGCGTTTCGGGCAGGGCAAGAACGTGCCGATGATCGCGATGGCGCACGAAATCCCTTACGTGGCAACGGCTACCGTCGCCGAGCTTCGCGATCTCGAGGCGAAGGTCCAGCGGGCGATGGAGTTCCGCGGTGCGCGGTACCTCCACATCCTGGTGCCGTGCCCGCTCGGCTGGGGGAGCGCGGCGCACGACACGATCCGGATCGCGAGGCTGGCCAAGGAAAGCGGGCTGTTCCCGGTGTTCGAAGCCGAACGCGGCGAGGTCGTCGGGGTGTCCAAGATCCGGCGCCGCGTGCCGGTGGCCGACTACCTGCGCCCGCAGGCGCGGTTCGCGCACTTGTTCGGCGCGGAGCCGCGGACCGACGTGCTCGCGCGGATCCAGGCGATCGCGGACCGGAACATCCGCCGGTTCGGGCTGTGCGACGAGGAGTGA
- a CDS encoding transketolase C-terminal domain-containing protein, protein MLRQIEGSRAVAETVGLCRPEVVCAYPISPQTHIVEGLAELVRAEVLTPCEFVNVESEFAAMSVAIGASAAGARAYTATASQGLLYMAEAVFNAAGLGLPVVMTVANRAIGAPINIWNDHSDSMALRDSGWIQLHAETNQEAADLHVQAFRIAEELSTPVMVCLDGFVLTHAWERVDLLTQDEVDAFLPPYAPRQVVDPDAPASIGAMVGPEAFTEVRYLAHARQLSALDVVPEVSDRFAESFGRNSGGLVRAYRSEDAETVVIALGSVLGTVKDTVDELREAGVRIGVLGITCFRPFPADAIAAATAHATRLVVIERAFEPGVGGIVSRNVATSAPGIRSYAVVAGLGGRAITKKSLAELFIAAAADELAPLTFLDLNRGLIDRELERLATTRRSGPSAENILRDLGAVASRIG, encoded by the coding sequence GTGCTCAGGCAGATTGAAGGTTCGCGCGCGGTCGCCGAGACGGTCGGGCTGTGCCGCCCCGAGGTGGTTTGCGCCTACCCGATCTCGCCGCAGACGCACATCGTCGAAGGTCTCGCCGAGCTGGTGCGGGCCGAGGTGCTGACGCCGTGCGAGTTCGTCAACGTCGAGTCGGAGTTCGCCGCCATGTCCGTGGCTATCGGGGCCTCCGCGGCGGGCGCGAGGGCTTACACCGCGACGGCCAGCCAGGGACTGCTGTACATGGCGGAAGCGGTTTTCAACGCCGCTGGCCTCGGGTTGCCGGTCGTGATGACCGTGGCCAACCGGGCGATCGGCGCGCCGATCAACATCTGGAACGACCACAGCGACAGCATGGCACTGCGCGACTCCGGCTGGATCCAGCTCCACGCCGAGACGAACCAGGAAGCCGCGGATCTGCACGTGCAGGCGTTCCGGATCGCGGAGGAGCTGTCGACGCCGGTCATGGTGTGCCTGGACGGGTTCGTGCTCACCCACGCTTGGGAACGGGTCGACCTGCTTACGCAGGACGAGGTGGACGCGTTCCTCCCGCCGTACGCGCCGCGCCAGGTGGTCGATCCGGACGCACCGGCGTCCATCGGCGCGATGGTGGGGCCGGAGGCGTTCACGGAGGTGCGGTACCTCGCGCACGCCAGGCAACTGTCCGCTTTGGACGTGGTGCCCGAGGTCTCGGACCGGTTCGCGGAGTCGTTCGGCCGCAATTCCGGCGGGCTCGTCCGCGCTTACCGGAGCGAGGACGCCGAGACGGTGGTGATCGCGCTCGGCTCGGTGCTCGGCACCGTCAAGGACACTGTCGACGAACTGCGCGAAGCGGGAGTCCGGATCGGGGTACTGGGCATCACCTGCTTCCGGCCGTTCCCCGCGGACGCGATCGCCGCGGCCACCGCGCACGCCACGCGACTCGTGGTGATCGAGCGGGCGTTCGAACCGGGCGTTGGCGGGATCGTCTCGCGGAACGTCGCGACGTCGGCACCCGGTATCCGGAGCTACGCGGTCGTCGCCGGTCTCGGCGGCCGGGCGATCACGAAGAAGTCGTTGGCCGAACTGTTCATCGCCGCGGCGGCGGACGAGCTGGCACCGTTGACGTTCCTCGACCTGAACCGGGGACTCATCGACCGCGAGCTCGAACGGCTGGCCACCACGCGGCGTTCCGGGCCGAGTGCCGAGAACATCCTCCGGGACCTCGGCGCCGTCGCTTCGAGGATCGGGTGA
- a CDS encoding 2-oxoacid:acceptor oxidoreductase family protein, producing MFEVRIHGRGGQGVVTAAQLLSMAAFAEGRHAQAFPSFGSERTGAPVVAFVRVGDSAIRTREPVVRPDAMIVQDATLLHQVALFEGFGSGGYLLVNAARTPEELGFGEVARGLRPDRLAMVPATELSLSRIGRPVPNAALLGGFAALTGLVRLRSVVSAIEERFAGELAEGNVAAATAAFDFVVAAREELTGAQAD from the coding sequence ATGTTCGAGGTGCGGATCCACGGCCGTGGCGGGCAAGGAGTCGTCACGGCCGCGCAGCTGCTCTCCATGGCCGCGTTCGCCGAGGGGCGGCACGCGCAGGCGTTCCCCAGTTTCGGCTCGGAGCGGACCGGTGCGCCGGTGGTCGCCTTCGTCCGCGTCGGTGACAGCGCGATCCGGACCAGGGAGCCGGTGGTCCGGCCGGACGCGATGATCGTGCAGGACGCGACCCTGCTGCACCAGGTCGCGCTCTTCGAAGGGTTCGGCTCCGGCGGTTACCTGCTCGTCAACGCGGCGCGGACGCCGGAGGAACTGGGGTTCGGCGAGGTCGCCCGCGGCCTCCGCCCCGATCGGCTGGCGATGGTGCCCGCGACCGAGCTGTCGCTGTCCCGGATCGGCCGCCCGGTGCCGAATGCCGCGCTGCTGGGCGGGTTCGCGGCGCTCACCGGTCTCGTCCGCCTCCGGTCGGTCGTCTCGGCCATCGAGGAGCGGTTCGCCGGCGAACTGGCCGAAGGGAACGTGGCAGCGGCCACCGCGGCTTTCGACTTCGTGGTGGCGGCACGGGAGGAGCTGACCGGTGCTCAGGCAGATTGA